The following are from one region of the Oreochromis aureus strain Israel breed Guangdong linkage group 1, ZZ_aureus, whole genome shotgun sequence genome:
- the LOC120440614 gene encoding uncharacterized protein LOC120440614, with protein sequence MDYTRIALQFGTKVPVLDEKETCRQGDLKQLIMWGIKNNVSWSLSTSLIDILLDIFLPQDQSAFMHPGPECQTPPSAPSQRSISYAENSTMNYYDTLCDSYNLATINDTMCADILSSSGVESSTPVVTFCEALSSLSSNQIKNVWSNMCYVIQTLASPLVSRSSDCSFDNAGPAPAATPLPKPRRVAREASNLKQLACNYNDWLQNDVDPVLVSLCSDNEHVEFVKQVCSNAVLMRKLLSDKMNSWLYGYCANSSADHGYMVSEFCQYDQWLNKFTNMVDTSLLVFCMSLDSVRLTELIFHA encoded by the exons ATGGACTACACCAGAATAGCTTTACAGTTTGGAACAAAAGTCCCAGTTTTAGATGAAAAGGAGACCTGTCGACAAg GAGACCTCAAGCAGCTCATTATGTG GGGAATTAAGAACAATGTGAGCTGGTCTTTGAGTACATCACTGATCGATATCCTCCTGGACATCTTCCTCCCTCAAGATCAGTCAGCATTCATGCATCCAGGACCCGAATGCCAGACACCTCCCAGTGCTCCCTCCCAACGCAGCATTTCATATGCAGAAAATAGCACTATGAATTATTATGACACCCTGTGTGATAGCTACAATCTGGCCACCATCAACGACACAATGTGTGCTGACATCCTCTCGAGTTCAGGAGTAGAGTCTTCCACGCCTGTGGTCACATTTTGCGAGGCTCTAAGCTCCCTCAGCTCCAACCAAATTAAGAATGTGTGGAGCAACATGTGTTATGTTATTCAAACACTGGCCTCTCCACTTGTCAGCAGGTCATCTGACTGCAGTTTTGACAATGCAGGGCCGGCCCCTGCCGCCACCCCTCTCCCTAAACCTCGTCGAGTTGCCAGGGAAGCCTCCAACCTCAAACAACTTGCATGCAACTACAACGACTGGTTGCAAAATGATGTGGACCCTGTCCTTGTGTCACTGTGCAGTGACAATGAACATGTGGAGTTTGTGAAGCAGGTCTGTAGCAATGCTGTGTTGATGCGGAAGCTGCTCTCTGACAAGATGAACAGCTGGTTGTATGGATACTGCGCTAACTCCTCTGCAGACCACGGTTACATGGTCAGTGAGTTCTGCCAGTATGACCAGTGGCTTAACAAATTCACAAACATGGTGGATACCTCCCTGCTGGTGTTCTGCATGAGCCTCGACAGTGTCAGACTGACCGAACTCATCT TTCATGCCTAA